In the Aliarcobacter cryaerophilus genome, one interval contains:
- a CDS encoding ArsS family sensor histidine kinase, with amino-acid sequence MSIFKKLTILFIISFVLMTVIGLWIDNINLKRVDNFAKEKYLKVIDDIFKNIENKNYLDSLISKNSLEKVNFLDENNLETIYSQNSAFTDISILKYKSSNIYILKIKYLDESYIFKALDEESFNDKTILNVLVFLDIFALLIMFLFIIKLLSPLKTITKELKAFANGNLSTRIDIKSNDEIGTLAKSFNNMASSLENSIKTREELLRDIGHELRTPIAKGKFAIEKIDDFSQKELLKKIFQDLEKLTNELIELEKLNISKLNLTIFSAETLVLESLGKLYLEDESKVDIEIFEDFKIEGDLYYLSIALKNLIDNALKYAISFPIIIKVDKNQISILNSGEKLSKEFEYYLKPFTQELIQRDGFGLGLSIVKKILDKHNFELIYSYKNGFNIFTIHL; translated from the coding sequence ATGTCTATTTTCAAAAAATTAACTATCCTTTTTATTATTAGCTTTGTTTTAATGACTGTAATTGGATTGTGGATTGATAATATAAATTTAAAAAGAGTTGATAATTTTGCAAAAGAGAAATACCTAAAAGTTATTGACGATATTTTTAAAAATATAGAAAATAAAAATTATTTAGATTCTTTGATTTCAAAAAATAGTTTAGAAAAAGTAAATTTTTTAGATGAAAATAATTTAGAAACTATATATTCTCAAAATTCTGCATTTACAGATATATCTATTTTGAAATATAAATCATCAAATATCTACATTCTAAAAATAAAATATTTAGATGAGTCATATATTTTCAAAGCATTAGATGAAGAGAGTTTTAATGATAAAACTATTTTAAATGTACTAGTATTTTTAGATATTTTTGCACTTTTAATAATGTTTTTATTTATAATTAAACTTCTAAGCCCACTAAAAACTATAACTAAAGAGTTAAAAGCTTTTGCAAATGGTAATTTATCAACAAGAATAGATATAAAATCCAACGATGAAATTGGAACTTTAGCAAAGAGTTTTAATAATATGGCAAGTTCTTTAGAAAACTCTATAAAAACAAGAGAGGAGTTACTTCGTGATATTGGGCATGAGTTAAGAACTCCAATAGCAAAAGGAAAATTTGCTATTGAAAAAATAGATGATTTTTCACAAAAAGAGCTACTTAAAAAGATTTTTCAAGATTTAGAAAAACTTACAAATGAACTAATTGAGCTTGAAAAACTAAATATTTCAAAATTAAATTTAACAATATTTAGTGCAGAGACTTTAGTGTTAGAATCTTTGGGAAAACTATATTTAGAAGATGAAAGTAAGGTAGATATAGAAATTTTTGAAGATTTTAAAATAGAAGGTGATTTATATTATTTATCAATTGCACTTAAAAATCTAATTGATAACGCTTTAAAATACGCTATTTCATTTCCAATAATCATAAAAGTAGATAAAAATCAAATCTCTATTTTAAATAGTGGTGAAAAACTATCAAAAGAGTTTGAGTATTATCTAAAACCTTTTACTCAAGAACTTATTCAAAGAGATGGCTTTGGTTTAGGTTTAAGCATTGTAAAAAAGATTCTTGATAAACACAATTTTGAACTCATTTATAGTTATAAAAATGGCTTTAATATTTTTACAATTCATCTCTAA
- a CDS encoding response regulator transcription factor, translating into MNKKVLLVEDDLQIQSLIVDYLKDYGFIVTAFDNPKDVLEDFKLNSDYSIIILDLMLPFMDGFDLFNKLKEIKNIPIIISTARGDIGNKIHGFELGADDYLAKPYEPRELVLRIESILKRNSTKSFKIGDFTIDKDNRTVLIDDYAIDFTKIEFEIFIYLIENKNKISSREQILNATSLDFNTKNRTIDMHISNIRAKIGDDSKNPKYIKSIWGIGYKFVA; encoded by the coding sequence TTGAATAAAAAGGTTTTGTTAGTTGAAGATGATTTACAAATACAATCTTTGATAGTTGATTATCTAAAAGATTATGGATTTATTGTTACTGCTTTTGATAATCCAAAAGATGTATTAGAAGATTTTAAACTAAACAGTGACTACTCTATTATAATTTTAGATTTGATGCTTCCATTTATGGATGGATTTGATCTGTTTAATAAGCTAAAAGAGATTAAAAATATACCTATAATTATCTCAACTGCAAGAGGTGATATTGGAAACAAAATACATGGCTTTGAGCTTGGAGCTGATGATTATCTTGCAAAGCCTTATGAACCAAGAGAGTTGGTTTTAAGAATAGAGTCTATTTTAAAAAGAAACTCAACTAAATCTTTTAAAATTGGTGATTTTACAATAGATAAAGATAACAGAACTGTTTTAATAGATGATTATGCAATTGATTTTACGAAAATAGAGTTTGAAATTTTTATCTATTTAATTGAAAATAAAAATAAAATATCTTCAAGAGAGCAGATTTTAAATGCTACTTCTTTAGATTTTAATACAAAAAATAGAACTATTGATATGCATATTTCAAATATTAGAGCAAAAATTGGTGATGATTCAAAAAACCCTAAATATATAAAATCTATTTGGGGAATTGGTTATAAGTTTGTAGCTTAG
- a CDS encoding FAD-dependent thymidylate synthase yields the protein MIKKINEKQNILNDNIGFVENWDFSKANLNEENRILAITQVASICYQNPKALGSESLYNRLMAESMGLPSSSFEFVPVLLDYENPKHQEILKLEYSNCKKFGEILDDRYLLTNYRALVYDFENDKDKFSFDIRTIFNTQEECKIIKEYFKVFLFKVDFPTRSQMVRHRISWQELSRRYVSAKRVPFEFYVSEKLKENQKVQDLIKQSEDLYFELLENGVKPQEARRVIPQMGYTQIWGAFMPKQLDNYFKLRLDEHAQWEIRQTAIAMQELLR from the coding sequence GTGATAAAAAAAATAAATGAAAAACAAAATATCTTAAATGACAATATTGGTTTTGTAGAGAATTGGGATTTTTCAAAAGCAAATCTAAATGAAGAAAACAGAATTTTAGCTATTACTCAAGTTGCTTCAATTTGTTATCAAAATCCAAAAGCACTTGGAAGTGAAAGTCTGTACAACAGACTGATGGCAGAGAGTATGGGATTACCAAGTTCTAGTTTTGAATTTGTTCCAGTTTTACTAGATTATGAAAATCCAAAACATCAAGAAATTTTAAAATTAGAGTATTCAAACTGTAAAAAATTTGGTGAAATCTTAGATGACAGATATTTGCTTACAAATTATAGAGCATTAGTTTATGATTTTGAAAACGATAAAGATAAATTTAGTTTTGATATTCGAACAATTTTTAATACACAAGAAGAGTGCAAAATCATAAAAGAGTATTTCAAAGTGTTTTTATTTAAAGTAGATTTTCCTACAAGAAGCCAAATGGTGAGACATAGAATTTCTTGGCAAGAATTAAGTAGAAGATATGTAAGTGCTAAAAGAGTACCTTTTGAATTTTATGTTAGTGAAAAATTAAAAGAGAATCAAAAAGTTCAAGATTTAATCAAACAAAGTGAAGATTTATATTTTGAATTACTTGAAAATGGAGTTAAACCTCAAGAAGCTAGACGTGTAATTCCTCAAATGGGTTACACTCAAATTTGGGGTGCATTTATGCCAAAACAGCTTGATAATTATTTTAAATTAAGACTTGACGAACACGCTCAATGGGAAATTAGACAAACTGCAATTGCAATGCAAGAGCTTTTAAGATGA